ctggacaacttcctcacatgaagaattcaaggcccCGGGTGCGGCTGGCAACaacatctgtgaggggcaagtgatttgaaatcagcgataTAACCTCTAGGCCACGGAAGCCCCATtttcagattaaaggaaaagtgACACTGTCATTGACTTATCACAGCCAATGATGTTTACTGATAAAACAGTCCTCAGATATTATTCGAAATATTTAAAGGTACTGTGACCTTTTCCATTAAAGTACTGACTAAGCAATGATAGTGACTGTCTAATCAAATGCAATATTTCTTTGCAATAAGACGTCCACATCTCAAAGCTTGTTCCAGATTCGGAAATCGTTTTCAGTTTGGAGGTCAAACAATCCTTGACTTTTCCTCAAATCACCCTTTAACAGTAGGATAACTTTTGAAAACAAGGAATTATCATTCATATTATGTTCGAGGTCTATAGACACAGGCGTTCTTCAGAAACATAACATTACTCTTTTTCGCTCGACTTTGTCCTGTCAGCATGTGACCCTCAAAACAATCTTTTCAGCATAGACAGAATGAAGTGTAAGGAAATTGTTCTAGCTTAATCATCACTGTGATATCGGCCTTTTAGTTTCCGAACCTTAAAACAACAGAGGAAATAATTCTAGGATATTTGACGCCAATATGCTTAAGCTTTTTTTCCATTATTGCACGATACCGGTTTAAGTCTGTATACCATGTTGACATTCACCTCCTGCCCACCCACTCTCGAAACCAAAACATAATGGATAAACTTCTGACCAGCAGCAAAGATTATGAGTTCTCTTATTAAAGATACGAGTTCTCTTATTATACGAAAAATGTGTCAGGTCCCGAGCTCGCCGGGACTACTGACTCAacaaaaatcaataggagtcattctATGAGGTTTAATGTACATAAGCGTAATGATGATCCGAAACAAAGTGATCCACAGACGAATCGGATGACCTACATAACCGACCGACGTGAGCAAAACAACATGCAATGTCTTCTGGAAGGAACAAGGCATCAATCAATCAATCTCCTCTTATActactttcataattcatttccCTATGAttaagctatccagctggcttccggaaggtcggtggttctaaacAAGTACGTGTTTGAAATAATGCTAGGAAGAGCACacggagtcttcctccaccatgaaaaccTGAAAAGTCGCTATGTGACTTATTGAGCCGGTGTTACGTTGAACCCACTCCTTAAACTCCCGCCTACAAATAGTACATTTTCTCAATCTTTGCCGAGATCTATGGTGCTATACACCCGTTAAACTTCATATTAACCTATTCTTTAATACTATTTGCGATATTATACAGGAAACAGTATCTCGGAACTATAGCCTTTTTTCTTAAGAATGCTTATCTGCATTTTACGAGATACAGTTCAATGCTTAATTGGGGCTTTAAAGGTAAATGCACTGCAAATAAATcttgatgaaaaaataaatcgTTTCCCTCAAACAGCCGTTCGTCTGCTATAATTTATCACACCTGGACAATTTCTTTCCAGCATCATTATCTTTCAAATTGCTTTGATGTGCTATTATTTGTTAACCACGACAATTTTAGTATAATTACTTCACTTTCTCAGTCAAATGAAAACATACATCATTGTCTGATTAAATTCCAATTATCATACTACATTTGTAAATAACATATGCTACCTCTGTGAAATTAATTCAATTGCATGTAAGTCTCACGGATAGAGTTATTGCTATATATCACAACTTTCCACTTGAGAAATTATATTGTACTGCTTGTCATCAATAATATTTGACATTATTTGCTATATCATATTTCAGTAAAATGGAAAATGTCATAAATGTGTTATTGAATATGTATAACACTTATGTTAGTGTATTCGTTATGTTTTATGGGTCTTCAAACACTATCCTTCCATTTATAATGTTGGAGAAAATAAAAGTCAATTAATTTTGCAttgatttatatattgataaattacttttattgattttcatgaatttttatcatcatttgttTGGTAAGATACTTCAAACAGTAACATAGCTTACGCAAGCCAGTTGTCGATCTTTATCGAATTAGTAAAGGTTATATGTCAGCATCAAATCACTAAATATGTGTTATATTTCGCAACGCTCCTACCTACTTCCCATATTTGTGTTTGGTTCAGTGACACTATCAGCATCAAATCACTAAATATGTGTTATATTTCGCAACGCTCCTACCTACttcccatatttttgttttgttcagtGACACTATAGGGGCACCTCAGCGAATAAGAATTACAACAGACCATTTAGTATATTCAAAAGTCTCGATTATTCTTCGCGAATACCACGGACTACATCAGATAGGTATTATTCATAGATAACTGACaaccagaaaaagaaaaacaaaactgatTAATTTCTGTTCTCGGATTTAACAAAACCAGCATTAGAGTGCAGTTTATTAAATTAATGGcaatacaaataacataaaaCTGAAAAACATCTGTAATGTTAACACAATATGCTTGTCAATAGTTTTAACATTCTTCTCTAGACATCCGCCTGACAGGAGGTACATTAAATGAGTGTGGCCTGCTGGGATTTCTTACCTTTATACTAAACATATGACAGATGAATGTGAATTAATAATGTACAAAAGCAAatatacatttgaataaaatgtgCTATCTCATCTATTAAATGTAATATTCACTTTATTTTTGACacacaagactgaatgaatcatGATAAAAGTTGGTCTTGTGCAGATTGTTATGTAACATGATTAGGTCCGCAGACTGTAATATTGTTTGTCTTATTCTGAGAATTTGTGGATGTAAACTACGAGTCATGATTTATTCAATTTTTATGTGCATGTACGTTGACAGTACAATGATTGGTCACTTTTAATCTACTTACTACTGAACAAATTACTTTCGACTCTATTGCTAGCCTTTACGTTCTGTATAACTTCGAAACAAAGAACCAGGTCATTCAAAGAAaaccaatatttattttttatcttttaactcATACAACATTATTGGCGTAAAAAtcttagacacttttcaaaattgttttaaattgttcATTGAGGTGCGTCTGATTTCTGTTCATTATTTAGACTGTACTTTTATACAACATAGATCTGCAGACAGATTAAATGTCCAAAATAGACCATAGACAGACGTAATAAAACTTTTCATTAAGAGCTACATCacgataagaaaaaaaatatggtcGTTCTGTGattatgtattgttttgttttttttattgtttcttaaaactgaacgTGAAAGTTTTGCCATCAGTCAATGGGCAAGGCACTCAAACTCTTAGAGAACTGTTGTTGTATCATTTTGATATAATCTACAGGATGGGAACTTGCGAGAGTGAATGTCGGCCATGTACTGTAATGTAGTTTAGGTCTAGATGTTCAACATATGTTGTGATATTGTCAAGTACTAGTAAGCTTCCTAAATTAAATTTACACTGAAATAATACTTTTCTCTAATTTAAATGTTACTATTCGTCTAAAAGCAATTGAACAAGGGTCTTACTAACAAAACATGTCGCCAGTTATCCATACACTGAAAAGGAAAATCACGAGATCAACGCAAaagtattgtaactgtatatagaaataaagaacaatatacaatagttttgcactgaGCTTAGGAAATATGTCTTCTGGTGGACAATCTTGTAAATACATTTAGCTCTTGAGATTCAATAAAATATCGTTTCGAATATTCctcaatattttttgaaatatttaaacgtTATGGATCTCTTTCCTTCTGTTTCgtcttttacttttctgtttaTCAGGCTCTAAGACTGACTTGGAAAGGGCCAGTGGTGAGCACAGAGACAGCTGCAATACTTTATTCGAGTCCGGTGAACCAGGTTTTGAGCCAGTACTGTTTCGTGATGTCCCACTTGGTGCGATAGTTTGGAAACTTTTCATTTTCAATGAGTCCTTTGGATCTGAAAAACAAACTCAGAGAGATCTGACACTTATATTAGTCATCGTATTCTAATTTGTCAGTCAAATGTTTATAGAAGTCAGACAGTGTGTTCGAATTTGCTAATAAATAAACAGGTTATGTAAATTGTATAAGCAGAAAAAGCAATAACCATGCAACTTATGATAAATGCGACCTTTTTATTCAAGAAGTTCTTCTGATATATGTTGTTTGACCAATATCTGTGACAAAGGTAATGTCATTATGCGAGTATTTCAATGAAATCGCTGCTGCCGGGTTTAAACTCAAGTTGCGTTATGTAAATGTGCTTAAAAGACTGAAATGAACAAAACAAACCTATTAGCCTTGTACTTCCGGAATGACTGATATATTCATCCAGCGTTCCTTTCTTTAGTATACTCTCGTGATATGTTTTAATCTGTAGCCATTCTTCCCGCTCCCGTATCTTTCGTTCTCGTTCTGCCATTACAACTTCGCGTACAGCTAAGGAAAGCTTCCTGTCGTTGTACAGTAATTCATTTTGCTAAACATTATGAATATGTAACATcgagaaaatttaaatattctaagcaattacaaataagaaaacaaaaaaaaaggatgaGAACGACTgcaaaacattttcttctttctgtttaaaGCCTTGTAGTCATAACACAGTGTGTGCATATGCAGCTGTCGATATGTCTAATAATTATcctaaatattacatgtatagtCATAATATCAAACACAGCTAAGAGGTCAAGATACTTTAAACGTATAACATTTTCAGCCCCTACTGCACAATgccaacaacaataaatttcttGTATAACTCGTATCAAAGGGTGATGTTACTGTGTCAAGGCTTTATGTCATTAGctattacattttacatacatcATTTGTATTACATTCTTGGACTTAACTATTATTTTCCAGAAGCAACAAACGTCGCagtattttatgtatattattCCTTGTTGGGACTTGTGGGTAAAACAATCAGGAATGAGATACAGATACATGTGCATGTGAGTGGACTCAATATACTGTACATAATTGTAATGCTATATAGAAACGTATGTTTTATGATTGCATTAAAGTACAGTCTTTAAAGGCATATTTGTTATATCAAATGAATACACTTAAATATGTAAACTGAGAAGTCATCCATGCTTTATTTGGAAGATGAAAACCTCGgcagaaaatttgttaaaatcgcAGACCTTCCCTAAGTCCTAACGCGAATGAACagtgatttaaaaagaaatgaaagtttGCTTTTAGTGTAGCTAGAGAGGTTTCACCACACTGCTCCTCTAGGTATTTTAAGACCATAAGCATCCTAACTGACTACCTGtaatttatcacatttttattGTATCCTTTTCCGGAAATGGAATTTGCTAATGCGTCTATCTCGTAGGGGTGCAACTTCACGCCAATCCTCTGTAATGGAAACAACAACGAACACTTACGTATGGTCTTTCTGAACTACACCTCgttgaaacaaatatttagaaAGCCTTTTCCTTAGAGCAGCTAGCAGCTGCATAAAATGATTACAAATTCGTACGTAATTAATATGTAATATCTGGATTAAATAAACAGaagaaataaagacaaataattaAATAAGATTGCATCAATGCTTTCTGGGAAGCTGCATTTTGCTTTGACTTCCTATTTCACAAACCTAACTATGacaatatagaaataaaagtatataaagCCTAAAATCGTAGCTGAAAATTACGTAAACTGTAAATTCTGTCTATTCCAGTTCgccaaatgaaataaaactagcCAAGACTACTGCCGACTTGCCTTAATTTGATCGATGAATTCTTCCCGTGGTAATTCAAACGAAGATGTTTTGTCAAATGACTTCATAAGCTCTAATGGCCGCAGTCCCAATAAACGAAGGTACTCAATGATTCGTAACATCGGATTCAATTCTCTGCCTGTATAAGAAATAAAACGATCATTAGTTTTCCATCGGCAGTTTATTTCAAGAGAAATGAGGGACATTGTTTGGTTTCAGTGCGATGTCGATTTAAATTCCTAATTATGCTTTTGtcttttaatgatgtaaaattcCAATGATAAACTATTTTAATGGGTAAGGTTATTAAATTTGCTGTTAACTTTAAAGGcgtaaaattttgatatatcacaaaatgaaGACATCATTGCTTTGTGTACTTGTGTTGTTTCTGTATTCCAGTGTAAATGGTCAATTTTCACGATCAAACGTGCACTACTGTAGCTTTTTGTTCTGAAGGGGTTTCGCTCTTTTAACATGGCTACTCatattgtgttatcatttctgtgtcttttatatatttatttatagctCAACGATAACATGAAATCATACGAAAATGAATGTTTTGTACCTTTCTTTGAATATTGAGAGCAAGGCTACATTTTCCTGTTTTCCCTTTCGACAGATCTGTCAGGTATTATTACAACTTTCATTCAAAGTGTTGATTTTATGATGATCATAAATGTGTTATGCTCCTGCTTTTAACTAAGActgatatattaaaatatttcgataaaaagtgaaaacattatgattttttttattttgtttgttttaaatacatagGATTCAACAACTTAGGTCATGTTGTGAATTTCTAACTGCCGTGCAGAAGGAAGGTCCCgagtaaaaatatttcaccctGGGGAACTATCGACTCTTCCAAACGTCAGCTTAACCCAAATCTCAAAGTCACAGTGGTCCAGTATAATTAATTATCATACAAGAGATTAAAAGCCAGTAGCATCTATCATTTGGTCAGCAATGTTCCTTAGCAATTAATACAGCCAACAGGGACATAAAAATGCAACACATTTATTACCAAGTCGTTGTCCTAATTTATCATGGGTTGGGACGATTCCTCCGTGGAAGAACTGGAATGTCCTCCTTCTACTGATGGTTGCAGCTAGGAGATCAGCCGCTCCTAACACAGGTATCTcctgaaatattattattatcattatttaccagattttatagcgctcttttcatctataaaataaacgttcaaaagcgctgtgcACCGTTTGTTACAGTTATTCATAATTATATTCAGTGATGCCGATAATATTAAACAGTCAGGATATTGCCGCTTCCAACACTGGAATAAAATCTGTAATGCACAAATTATTCATACATGCTAATTGATATGATATtgattacaaaaataaaacagccaGGCATGTAGCCGCTTCACATGAGAAGGACAAATCATTCATTGagagacataaataaaaatgtagacTGGCGTGTTTAAGTAGACGCAATACTGATCTTGTCCTTAGTCGGGGGTCCAGGGCTCAAAGCACTACACTCACCCAAACTTAGGATAAAAATTCATCGAAAACAGCTGGTGTCAGTGGCAAATTACTTTTCAGATAGATATACAACTTGAATTGCATGATATTTTACAATGTGAAATTGTCATACCTCGTTacatacaagaaaatataacaaagaaaattacaaaataattcaaaacgTTATGTATTACCTAGCAATTTTTATCAACACAGTTACTGTAGAGAAAATATTACGGACTAAAGAGTTACGGTAAGTAAAAATTTtaccatttatatatacatttaagtcCAAAAGATACAGGCATACTAGCGAAATGTTTGCGGAAAACAAAACAAGCGAAACTTGAACTACAGTATAAATTAGGTGTGTAACGAACTGACAAGCAGTCACTGAGCAACTTACAGTAAAGTCTAACAAAGTTATCGCACTTTCTTTAGTAGCAACGGCTTCCAGTATATCCATACAACCTGTAGTAGTTAGAGGGTTATGCCCGATCTGAAAGAGgtagtttcttttaattttatatacatatcaATATGATGCTATGAGCTTATGTAGCGGTGacaaaataagaaatttattttaaaatgttcttgaaccctgaaaatataaatttgattgtTGCCCTGCAAGTGACTGGCATTTTGTTCtcgtaaatcagaaataaatctTACTAACATATTGTCAGGTCGTCACGGAAACATTCACCATGCCGATGGAAAAAGCAATTTTGATCGCATGTTCTAGGTATCTGAGACAGACAGATCAGCATGGAGCAGCTGTTTAATAATGATCAAAGCGAAATAATAAAATTGAAGTATTTTTTATAtcgtttaataaaatatatatatacttatattaaaACGGTTTTTAGGTATTGGCTAAAGAATATGAATTTATGTCCCAACCGTCCGTTCGAACATATTTTCGTTATTTTTACTTTCTTGATTCCTGTGAGGTGAATTACGTCACATATTGTCGCTTTAAATTAATTTGTCAGTTAACATAGCATAAAAAGGCATGCTTACCGACCATTTGCCTAAATTGTATTTACCAATACacaatatatgcaataaaatatacaaGAATAAAGTGTTACCCTGAGTTTAACGAGTGTAAAGTTTGACCTAAGTCCCTCAGCCATAAGGAAGGCACATCTCCAGTTAAGCCTATTGTTAGACACGTCAAGGTCACGCAGTCCAACATTGCGCTTTACACATTTACTTAGAGCCACGGCACCCTCATACCCTAAACCATTCCAAGAAATATTCAGCACTTCCAGGATAGAATTTATCtgacaaaaaaaatgcatttgaagaATATTAGTTCTGGTTATTATGGAGACCGTCCTGACAATTGCATTTTACTCAGACATTCTACGTTAACTGAATCAAATAATCAACAATTATCAATTATCGCCAGACAGTTCAATGCGGTCCGTGAGCTTTTCTGCATTTTAGTCTACCAAGCAGCACAGTAGAATTACCGTTATTGTGTATAAAAGTCAAAATCCAGGAATAACTTCGCCATCACCTACAAATTAAACCTAATTTACTCATTATTAAGGCAGACCTCTGACCTATTTTGACTTCTTACCATGAGCGCTCTAAATATTGCAACTGCGCCTTTTCCGCACACTTTGTTCCAAGCCATGTTCAGACTGATAAGTTTGTTGTTCCTACCTAAGATATAAACAAGAAGTGATAAGCTAGAATGCTACTTGCCATATTGGTTCAAACTGCATTTAagtgatttgttttaaaaattcaaataagtCCTCATCAAAATACGTTTTTCGTATTTTGGTATAATTAGTTTTCTAACTCGCTCTGTCTGCTTTTCTTGTATTCTAAATTCTTGATTAATCACTTTTGAAGAACAGGGCATGtgtttctaaattttgttttacgtTTTTGCTTAGTTAACTGAGAACATGAGAACCCAAACCAGAAAGACATAATTTTCCCTGCACTTCACTTGCTCCTTTCTTTctgcaaaacgaaaaaaaaaaaaaaatatttaaaatattttcgcgCTCTGCTTTATTTGTACTCACAAAGTCCGATGAACACGACTTATATTTGGTGAGACCTATTTGTAATTTCCGGACCTGTGTTTATGTTAAAATGATGATACTGTAAACCATTTTTCTAATGAAAAGCATAAAGCATTTACACATTAATCAAGTACATCATACATTTTGCAGAAGCTGTTCAAAAATCATCATAGCACTTGCTGTTTTTCCATCCATTTGAATAACCACAGTTTTAAAATAACAGTTcacaatatttaattataaacaaaagAATCACTACGATACATTATTTTCACTAAAACTTGCTGTCAGAAGTTTACTTTGTATGGTCCATTTCCATACCTTATCACGCTTTCTAGTATATATTGACTGACAGTAGTACCTAATCATTTTATCCATGCCTTGCAATATGTCTACAAGAACATCTGGGTCTATCTTAAACAGACATATTATTCTCTAAATTGATCAAATCTAATATAATTAGAATTTAAATCAATAAATGTACAGTACCTAAGGCTGCTCCCAGAAGTACTCCTGCTTGCTCTCCTAAGTCGTTGTAACTTATGTCTAAATGTGTTATACTTTCGTTGCTCTGGAAGAGACAATCCCCATCAATAATTTCTTAGAACATGAGTGTCAATTAGATTAACGCTTAAAGTTATGAATTAGACTGTCTTCAGTTAACTCAGATATGgataataaaattaacaagtgtAGCACTTCATAAACACATTTATTATGCGGTAATTAAAGCGGGTTATCTTAAGGTATAATTCATTTATATAACTTACACCAATTCCTGAAGTCAAATACCACGAAGCATTCTCATCTAATTTATTACCTGTTAAACAAATAATAATAGGTTACGCAGCTGAGCAATCAAATGGATATAATTACTAATACAGCAATGTCTATCATTTGTATTAAAGTGTATAGCATATTAATGAATGAAGACGAGCGCGTCCATAGCTCACTTGTTAATCCCAAGGCTTTAGTTTAAAGAGGAAAACAGTTTTCAGTAGACGCTTATTATGTATCATAGCTATAAACTTCTGTAAACACAAAGTTTAACAATGATAGATATCTCAGCCTCATTGATTTGATCATTAAGCGAATGTATAAGTTTAACATATCGTACAGATACAGTATTTGATcgttacaaaaatgtaatttctgTCTTTACATGTATCATTACAAATTCTGTATCCAGTAACGATCTTACAAAATTTTACCCGATATATTAAGATGGGTAATGTTTCCTGTAACAACTAGGACATGGCCCAGTACTTGTGCACCACGTACTCCAAGATTGTTGTTGGCTACATTCTGAAATACATATGGTTTTCCTATTactgaatatatttaaaatgtttattgcaTCCTTTATTACGTACAAATATTGCTCATGCCAATTCGGAGAACTCAAGCacatatttttaaaagtaaacttcCTACAAAGTTAAATGTGTGTTAGTTGATAAATGTCATGACTGAGTCC
This is a stretch of genomic DNA from Mercenaria mercenaria strain notata chromosome 4, MADL_Memer_1, whole genome shotgun sequence. It encodes these proteins:
- the LOC123552695 gene encoding leucine-rich repeat-containing protein 74A-like — its product is MAWNKVCGKGAVAIFRALMINSILEVLNISWNGLGYEGAVALSKCVKRNVGLRDLDVSNNRLNWRCAFLMAEGLRSNFTLVKLRIGHNPLTTTGCMDILEAVATKESAITLLDFTEIPVLGAADLLAATISRRRTFQFFHGGIVPTHDKLGQRLGRELNPMLRIIEYLRLLGLRPLELMKSFDKTSSFELPREEFIDQIKRIGVKLHPYEIDALANSISGKGYNKNVINYRKLSLAVREVVMAERERKIREREEWLQIKTYHESILKKGTLDEYISHSGSTRLIDPKDSLKMKSFQTIAPSGTSRNSTGSKPGSPDSNKVLQLSLCSPLALSKSVLEPDKQKSKRRNRRKEIHNV